The DNA sequence AAATGCAAGGCCATGGCCGCACCAAGGATATATCGCGGGAAATCAGCTATGAAGGCATGGCAGACGATGTATCCGGCCTGCTAAAGCACCTTAAAATTGACAGCGCCGACATCCTCGGGTACAGCATGGGCGGCGGCGTAGCCTTCCAGATAGCTGTGCGTCATCCGGAACAGGTACGCAGGCTCGTCATATTGTCCGGCGCCTATGCCCACGATGGCTGGTGGCCCGATGTAGAAGCCAGCTTTGCTACCTTCACCCCGGAGATGTTTGAAAACACCCCCATAAAAAAACAATATGATAGTCTTGGAAACGACCCGGAACATTTTCCGGAATTTGTAAAGAAAGTTATCAGTATAGACCTGAAGCCTTATGACTGGTCCCGGGAGGTAAAAAATATAAAGGCCCCGATATTCATGGCCATTGGCGATGCCGACGGCGTACGATATGAGCATGCACTGGAGTTGTTCCGGGCCAAAGGCGGCGGAAAAATGGGAGATATTTACGGGCTACCGGAATCCCGCCTGGCAATTCTCCCGGGCACCACCCATATTGGCATGATGCAGCAAACAGATTGGCTGATACCAATGATCACTGATTTCCTGGATTCCGACCTTAATGCGCCGCCGCCTACATTTTAAGCGGCGCGGGTAGCATCCTTTATTATAGCCAAACCTAACTTCGGGCAGAAAACGCCATTTCGGCGATTCGAACATCACAGTTAATTTGCGGGCGTTAATATAAAAAGCCAAATAACCATAAGGGGATTTTCTGCAGAAAACCATGTTCAATGTCATCAGCAGCGATAAAGCCATTGACTATTCCCCGAAGCTGCTCAGCAGATTTATCCTTCCCCCCGATTTCAAAAACATATTCGTTATCGACGAGAAAGTCGCCCTTTTCCGGAAAGAGCAGCTGGTGTTGGTGATCCAATTGATTGGCAAAAAATGTTTCGCGTACGTTTCCGATATTTGCATTGCCCAGTATATAGGCAAGATTTGTATTTTCCAGATATATCTTATCTGGCTTCTGTAAACGACTGATGCCCGAGGCGGAGCGGAAAAGGTTACGTGTAAGTCCGATTTCCTGCAAATAATGCAAGTAAGACAGCAAGGTAGCCCGGTTGATCCCGATCTTTTCGCTGATTTTGCTCACATTTGGTATAAACGGAGCCGATTCTGCTATAATGAGCAGCAATTGTTTGATCTTGCGAATATAGCCTATATCCATTTGCCGGAGCAAAGGCAATTCTATCTCAAGCATCATATTGATAACTTCTTCTACTCGCCTGGCATACAAATCAGCCTCTTCCTGGTAGTAAGGATAATATCCGTTTTTTAGATATTGTGAGAAGTATTGTAAAGGCTTTATCTTCTTCAATACCATCGCCGACAAAGAAGAATGGTCGTGAATTATTGTCTCCAACTGAAGCGGGTCAAAGTAAACACCCTGTTCAATGGCGAGGTATTCACGGAAAGACAATCCTTGCATGTAATATATCACCGCTCTACGGCTCAAATCTGCCCTGGCATTCAATATCTCCAGTAGCGATGAACCCGTGAAGACAACTTGAAGCATCGGATGATCATCATAGATGTTTTTCAATTCTTGAGACCAGTCAGGATATTTATGCACTTCATCGAGGAACAGATGGGTTCCCCCTCTTTTCACGAAATCTTCAGCCAGATCAACTAACTTATTATTACTAAACCATATATCGTCAAGACTTACATACAATGTACTGTTTATATTCTCTCCTAAGTACAATTTTATATACTGGAGCATTAGCGTTGTTTTACCTACGCCCCTTGGGCCCTTTATGCCGATTAGGCGTGCCTTCCAATTGATGGCAGATATACTGCTTCTTACGAATTGCGTGGATATATGGGCAATTTTTTGTTGAAATTTTTCAAACAACTTCTCCATATCTGTTTATTACAATAAGCAAATATACCATATTTTGTTTACTGTACTAAACAAAATGCCGATATTTTGTTTAGTAGAATAGCAAACACTTACTTTATCAAACACATTATAAGTTCTATGAATGCGGGGCGGCTTGCTGGGTAATGCGATTTCTATTCAGCACTTATTTTCACATCCTTAAACAAATACATATTATCACTCACCCGAAGTTTCTTGCCGCTTTCGATGGTTATGTTTTTGAGGATGACTTCCTCGGTTCGTATATGGGGATATTTTTCGACGTAGGAATCGTCGGTCATTTTGGGATTGAAATTGGCAAAGATGGCCGGACCGTGGTAATCTTCCGGATGGTTGGAATCATCGATGTGCAGGTTTTCGATGATGATCAGCTCCGGCATATAAGTGGTATAGCCGAAATTATGCTGTCCGGAATTGGAGCCTCCGATAAGTATGGGGGTGGCCGTTCTGCCGCCTGCCGGTATGAACACACAATTCCGGATGATAAATTTTCCCTGCCAGGTACTGCCATAATCCGGGCGGAGATTGATGAGGCTTCTGCCGTTAAGGGTGGAATTTTCAATGAGAAAAGTTCCGCTGCCGATCGCGTTTATTCCCATATGCCCGAGCGTGGAATTGCGGATAGTGGCATTGGCCACACCCATATGAGCGTCAAAGCGCGAAAAGGTGCAGTGATCCAAAACCAGGTTTTTACAGAAATTGGAGCCCATAATCCCCCAGTAGGTTGGGTCGTTAATATCATTTGTCTGGCTGCAATGTTCGAACGAGATATTGAGAGCCCGGCTGAGAGAAATGTCGTAGCTGCCCATGGAGACGGGGACACCTGCCGATCCGATGGTCCGGTAGGTTTTATGGCCGGTCAGGATACAGTTCCGGACGGTTACATTGGCGCAATCTCGAAAATTAAGGAAGCCGCCATATGGCGCGCCGTGTTCACCTTCCCCGGTGATGCGGTGTACGAGCCCCTCCACCAGGACGTTGGAGCGCCGGATAGCGATTCCACGGCTGTAATAAGTATACTTTGACTCTGCTCTGTTAGCTATGGTAGTAAATTTTCCTCCTTTAATGGTTAGCCTTGTCTGGTCAATGGGAATTGCGGTGATGTCCGTTATTTTATCGAAGTCCCAGATGATCGGCGCATTCATGTCCACATTGCCGACTTTGTCAACGATAAATATATCCGTCTGCGATGCGCCGTTATTTTGGTTCGGCCCAAACCGGATGTACCGTTTTACGAATGAATTGGTGACAGTGATCAGACTGGGGCCCGGTAAAGGAACATTTATTTTCTCCTGGTTCTTTTTAAGGGAGGATATCCCCCCAGGGGTGAAAGGAAGCAGCGTGGAACTCACCAGGAACACATGCAAGTTTCGATCTTTGACCTCGGTATCGTCAATGATAAATTCGGCGGTTCCAAAATCGGTTTCTGTTTGAATGACCGCTGTACGGGCCTTCCCGCCAATGTAGTAGCTTGCTCCTTCATCAGCTTTCACCGGTAAGCCCTCCTGATTCGCAAAGGCATGTGCCGCCGCAATGGCATCGATATCGTCGGTTTTACCATCTCCTTTGGCGCCGAAGTCACTATACCGGACATACCCGTTTTCTTTAAATTTCAGGAGGTCCTTTTTTGAAACGTTAATCT is a window from the Anseongella ginsenosidimutans genome containing:
- a CDS encoding ATP-binding protein, translated to MEKLFEKFQQKIAHISTQFVRSSISAINWKARLIGIKGPRGVGKTTLMLQYIKLYLGENINSTLYVSLDDIWFSNNKLVDLAEDFVKRGGTHLFLDEVHKYPDWSQELKNIYDDHPMLQVVFTGSSLLEILNARADLSRRAVIYYMQGLSFREYLAIEQGVYFDPLQLETIIHDHSSLSAMVLKKIKPLQYFSQYLKNGYYPYYQEEADLYARRVEEVINMMLEIELPLLRQMDIGYIRKIKQLLLIIAESAPFIPNVSKISEKIGINRATLLSYLHYLQEIGLTRNLFRSASGISRLQKPDKIYLENTNLAYILGNANIGNVRETFFANQLDHQHQLLFPEKGDFLVDNEYVFEIGGKDKSAEQLRGIVNGFIAADDIEHGFLQKIPLWLFGFLY
- a CDS encoding alpha/beta fold hydrolase is translated as MNTRIKTGFLAAIILTVIACRPQQDTVVSQETKPAESGYADINGLKMYYEVYGKGQPIVLLHGSFMNIPLNWSRIIPLLAKDRKVIVAEMQGHGRTKDISREISYEGMADDVSGLLKHLKIDSADILGYSMGGGVAFQIAVRHPEQVRRLVILSGAYAHDGWWPDVEASFATFTPEMFENTPIKKQYDSLGNDPEHFPEFVKKVISIDLKPYDWSREVKNIKAPIFMAIGDADGVRYEHALELFRAKGGGKMGDIYGLPESRLAILPGTTHIGMMQQTDWLIPMITDFLDSDLNAPPPTF